One Fibrobacter sp. UWB16 DNA window includes the following coding sequences:
- the rsmH gene encoding 16S rRNA (cytosine(1402)-N(4))-methyltransferase RsmH, which yields MADNDLRKSVHVNEISEAAVAGVQGREFYHDPVMLQECLEGLNIKADGVYVDCTLGGGGHSYAIAQKLNEAGTLHAFDRDDEAVQFATKRLAGVLPKFIVHPVPFAELGNEIEPNTIDGILYDLGISSHQVDDSSRGFTFVGDNPLDLRMDRRENVSAQEWLRTVSEDDFAAALRKNADMDRAFKLATRIKEKVGEIATQGRDVLPSDIKAVVEAVFPDKRRDANSLLARVFQAIRMEVNGELKQIEDSLRAAVDCLKVGGRLVVMSYHSVEDRCVKETAAEFEKACICPENLPVCMCGGNHQRLKKVNRKPILPSADEINRNSRARSAKLRVYERV from the coding sequence ATGGCAGATAACGATCTCCGCAAGTCAGTACATGTAAATGAAATTTCCGAAGCCGCGGTCGCTGGAGTTCAAGGGAGAGAATTCTATCACGATCCGGTAATGCTCCAAGAATGCCTTGAAGGTCTGAATATTAAGGCTGACGGAGTGTATGTGGACTGCACCCTTGGCGGTGGCGGCCATTCTTATGCTATTGCTCAAAAGCTGAACGAAGCGGGAACGCTCCATGCGTTTGACCGTGATGACGAAGCCGTTCAGTTTGCAACGAAGCGCCTTGCAGGCGTTCTCCCCAAGTTTATTGTCCATCCGGTTCCGTTTGCTGAACTCGGAAACGAAATTGAACCGAATACTATTGACGGTATCCTTTACGATCTCGGCATCAGCAGCCATCAGGTGGATGACTCTAGCCGTGGTTTCACGTTTGTTGGCGACAATCCGCTCGATTTGCGTATGGACCGTCGCGAAAATGTTTCTGCTCAGGAATGGCTCCGCACGGTGAGCGAAGATGATTTCGCCGCTGCGCTCCGCAAGAATGCCGATATGGATCGTGCGTTCAAACTCGCCACCCGCATCAAGGAAAAAGTGGGAGAAATTGCCACTCAGGGCCGCGATGTGCTCCCGAGCGATATCAAGGCCGTTGTCGAAGCCGTGTTCCCGGACAAGCGCCGTGACGCCAATAGCCTTTTGGCTCGTGTGTTCCAGGCTATCCGCATGGAAGTGAATGGCGAACTCAAGCAGATTGAAGATAGCCTCCGCGCAGCAGTCGATTGCCTCAAGGTGGGCGGACGTTTGGTCGTGATGAGCTACCATTCTGTGGAAGACCGCTGTGTTAAGGAAACGGCAGCAGAATTTGAAAAGGCATGCATTTGCCCGGAAAACTTGCCGGTGTGCATGTGCGGTGGTAACCACCAGCGTTTGAAAAAAGTGAACCGCAAGCCGATCTTGCCCTCGGCTGACGAAATCAACAGGAACAGCCGGGCTCGTTCTGCAAAACTCAGGGTGTATGAAAGAGTATGA